From the Kitasatospora viridis genome, one window contains:
- a CDS encoding SdrD B-like domain-containing protein: MRTPFRTGRIVSVLALLAGSLLGSGVLAPPAQAAISFSKTVDKATASPGENVTFTLRYTCSVSECTNGLITDTLPPNMQFVGWSPDPSTVDEAGSTVPAQGAMGGTMDIKLKDLSPGTTATITVVMKYPNFTTPNGAASTNSATMSATGETTQNASADTKAEVQPHYTVTKGIQTSSQDGRTVTYQFSACATNNVPNVDLDGSNLVDTLPTGAVVDTSRSPGWTQVTTDPNVWRYDIGAFYSSNGQGGCQIPGAMVVNYPDPTFPTGSTATNTVDLNGSPLGEGERKLDDASATTGQFREPTTGVVVTASKVWGSQVTSGDLNSFSLSATNTAGPATSLTMTDPGAGSTDGIYNWIYPQSLQFEPWNPTSIALTFQYRLNGDPTWLTFSPTNPLNGSTSRRITFATGAGDPGQDILGIPAGRWLDGLKFTWNGPIPTGWSPGNAVQLVTQVATPGHDGRTAPDPLTNCLDTAATDGTNNSSANSCASTSIKAATNLGAAKTTVSGSLSAPGGKATFQVIPYNRSARDLTRPLVLYDVLPAGVVYIDGSARPDPNYPDAKAPRSITVTPGPDGRQIVRMEWPPGAPDMTYLHDPLAYRMLFDVQVAGSVGPGIMTNDVYVTVDQPTEPVACMFSGNDTGVPDTLDLNGNGNTSELMCHASSTIEVQAPSVLRSFKEVKGDLDQDYGAIGSATPGGQLSYRMTVRNDSPDPVSDFIAYDALPTPGDHYVLTQDAARGSTWTPSLSQPITSSDPTVVIEYTTDPNPCVETALVTRTGCNAGAAWSTTFPGPGTATWFRVHRPGTLAAGASFTLTWPMVASVDAPDGEYAWNSFAYTATDASGGQLLPAEPAKVGVAVKQTKPSDNAIGDFVWLDKNDSGIQQGNDTGVRGVKVNLLDGNGQPVRDKMGKPVSTVTDATGHYLFENLPDGTYAVQFDLTTLPPGATVSKRHQGTDPAKWSSADQASGITQSVTVAGGQRDLTLDMGVVEPPRNDNAIGDFVWLDQNDSGIQQGNDAGVQGVKVNLLDGNGQPVRDKMGKPVSTVTDATGHYLFENLPDGTYAVQFDLSTLPPGATVSKRHQGTDPAKWSSADQASGITQSVTVAGGQRDLTLDMGVVEPPRNDNAIGDFVWLDQNDSGIQQGNDAGVQGVKVNLLDGNGQPVRDKMGKPVSTVTDATGHYLFENLPDGTYAVQFDLSTLPAGTTVSKRHQGTDPAKWSSADQGTGITQSVTVTGGQRNLTLDMGVVPAPIPTPTPTPTPTPTPTPSPSPSPTETATPTGSPTGTVTPTTSPSPTGELPHTGSSVPGEFLTVLGAIAVLAGAVICVVAYRRPRSGRHS; the protein is encoded by the coding sequence ATGCGCACTCCCTTCCGGACCGGGCGGATCGTCTCGGTACTCGCCCTCCTAGCGGGCTCACTGCTGGGCAGCGGCGTGCTGGCCCCACCGGCACAAGCCGCCATCTCCTTCAGCAAGACGGTGGACAAGGCGACCGCGTCTCCTGGGGAGAACGTCACCTTCACCCTGCGGTACACCTGCTCGGTCTCCGAGTGCACCAACGGGCTGATCACCGACACCCTGCCGCCGAACATGCAGTTCGTCGGCTGGTCGCCCGACCCGTCCACGGTGGACGAGGCCGGCTCCACCGTGCCCGCCCAGGGGGCGATGGGCGGCACCATGGACATCAAGCTCAAGGACCTCAGCCCCGGCACCACGGCCACCATCACGGTGGTGATGAAGTACCCCAACTTCACCACCCCCAACGGCGCCGCCTCGACCAACTCGGCCACCATGTCGGCCACCGGCGAGACCACCCAGAACGCCAGCGCGGACACCAAGGCCGAGGTGCAGCCGCACTACACGGTGACCAAGGGCATCCAGACCAGCAGCCAGGACGGACGCACCGTCACCTACCAGTTCAGCGCGTGCGCGACCAACAACGTGCCGAACGTGGACCTGGACGGCAGCAACCTGGTCGACACCCTGCCGACCGGCGCGGTGGTGGACACCAGCCGCTCGCCCGGCTGGACCCAGGTCACCACCGACCCCAACGTCTGGCGCTACGACATCGGGGCGTTTTACTCCTCGAACGGCCAGGGCGGCTGCCAGATCCCCGGCGCGATGGTGGTTAACTACCCCGACCCGACCTTCCCGACCGGCTCCACGGCGACCAACACCGTGGACCTGAACGGCTCTCCGCTGGGCGAGGGCGAGCGGAAGCTGGACGACGCCAGCGCCACCACCGGCCAGTTCCGCGAGCCGACCACCGGCGTGGTGGTCACCGCCAGCAAGGTGTGGGGCTCCCAGGTCACCTCCGGCGACCTCAACTCCTTCAGCCTCTCGGCCACCAACACGGCCGGCCCGGCGACCAGCCTGACCATGACCGACCCGGGCGCCGGTTCGACTGACGGCATCTACAACTGGATCTACCCGCAGTCGCTGCAGTTCGAGCCGTGGAACCCGACCAGCATCGCGCTGACCTTCCAGTACCGGCTGAACGGCGACCCGACCTGGCTGACCTTCAGCCCGACCAACCCGCTGAACGGCTCCACCAGCCGCCGGATCACCTTCGCGACGGGTGCGGGCGACCCCGGCCAGGACATCCTGGGCATCCCGGCCGGCCGCTGGCTGGACGGCCTCAAGTTCACCTGGAACGGCCCGATCCCGACCGGTTGGAGCCCGGGCAACGCGGTGCAGTTGGTCACCCAGGTGGCCACGCCGGGCCACGACGGCCGCACCGCGCCCGACCCGCTGACCAACTGCCTGGACACCGCGGCCACCGACGGCACCAACAACTCCTCGGCCAACTCCTGCGCCAGCACCAGCATCAAGGCCGCCACCAACCTGGGCGCCGCCAAGACCACGGTCTCCGGCTCGCTCTCCGCGCCCGGCGGCAAGGCCACCTTCCAGGTGATCCCGTACAACCGCAGCGCCCGCGACCTGACCCGCCCGCTGGTGCTCTACGACGTGCTGCCGGCCGGCGTGGTCTACATCGACGGCTCGGCCCGCCCGGACCCGAACTACCCGGACGCCAAGGCCCCGCGGTCGATCACCGTGACCCCCGGTCCGGACGGCCGGCAGATCGTCCGGATGGAGTGGCCGCCCGGCGCGCCCGACATGACGTACCTGCACGACCCGCTGGCCTACCGGATGCTCTTCGACGTCCAGGTGGCGGGCAGCGTCGGCCCCGGCATCATGACCAACGACGTCTACGTGACGGTGGACCAGCCGACCGAGCCGGTCGCCTGCATGTTCAGCGGCAACGACACCGGCGTGCCGGACACGCTGGACCTGAACGGCAACGGCAACACCTCCGAGCTGATGTGCCACGCCAGTTCGACCATCGAGGTGCAGGCACCGAGCGTGCTGCGGTCCTTCAAGGAGGTCAAGGGCGACCTGGACCAGGACTACGGCGCCATCGGCTCCGCCACCCCGGGTGGTCAGCTCTCCTACCGGATGACGGTGCGCAACGACTCGCCCGACCCGGTGAGCGACTTCATCGCCTACGACGCGCTGCCCACCCCGGGCGACCACTACGTGCTGACCCAGGACGCGGCCCGCGGCTCGACCTGGACCCCCTCGCTCAGCCAGCCCATCACCAGCAGCGACCCGACCGTGGTGATCGAGTACACCACCGACCCCAACCCCTGCGTGGAGACCGCCCTGGTCACCCGCACCGGCTGCAACGCCGGCGCGGCCTGGAGCACCACCTTCCCCGGCCCGGGCACCGCCACCTGGTTCCGGGTGCACCGCCCCGGCACCCTGGCCGCCGGCGCCTCGTTCACCCTGACCTGGCCGATGGTCGCCTCGGTGGACGCGCCTGACGGCGAGTACGCCTGGAACAGCTTCGCCTACACCGCCACCGACGCCAGCGGCGGCCAGCTGCTGCCCGCCGAGCCGGCCAAGGTGGGCGTCGCGGTCAAGCAGACCAAGCCCTCGGACAACGCGATCGGCGACTTCGTCTGGCTGGACAAGAACGACTCGGGCATCCAGCAGGGCAACGACACCGGCGTCCGGGGCGTCAAGGTCAACCTGCTGGACGGCAACGGCCAGCCGGTCCGCGACAAGATGGGCAAGCCGGTCAGCACGGTGACCGACGCGACCGGGCACTACCTGTTCGAGAACCTGCCGGACGGGACGTACGCGGTGCAGTTCGACCTGACCACGCTGCCGCCCGGCGCCACGGTGTCCAAGCGGCACCAGGGCACGGATCCGGCGAAGTGGTCCTCGGCGGACCAGGCGAGCGGGATCACCCAGAGCGTCACGGTGGCCGGCGGGCAGCGCGACCTGACCCTGGACATGGGCGTGGTCGAGCCGCCGAGGAACGACAACGCGATCGGCGACTTCGTCTGGCTGGACCAGAACGACTCGGGCATCCAGCAGGGCAACGACGCCGGGGTCCAGGGCGTCAAGGTCAACCTGCTGGACGGCAACGGCCAGCCGGTCCGCGACAAGATGGGCAAGCCGGTCAGCACGGTGACCGACGCGACCGGGCACTACCTGTTCGAGAACCTGCCGGACGGGACGTACGCGGTGCAGTTCGACCTGAGCACGCTGCCGCCCGGCGCCACGGTGTCCAAGCGGCACCAGGGCACGGATCCGGCGAAGTGGTCCTCGGCGGACCAGGCGAGCGGGATCACCCAGAGCGTCACGGTGGCCGGCGGGCAGCGCGACCTGACCCTGGACATGGGCGTGGTCGAGCCGCCGAGGAACGACAACGCGATCGGCGACTTCGTCTGGCTGGACCAGAACGATTCGGGCATCCAGCAGGGCAACGACGCCGGGGTCCAGGGCGTCAAGGTCAACCTGCTGGACGGCAACGGCCAGCCGGTCCGCGACAAGATGGGCAAGCCGGTCAGCACGGTGACCGACGCGACCGGGCACTACCTGTTCGAGAACCTGCCGGACGGGACGTACGCGGTGCAGTTCGACCTGAGCACGCTGCCGGCGGGCACCACGGTGTCCAAGCGGCACCAGGGCACGGATCCGGCGAAGTGGTCCTCGGCGGACCAGGGGACCGGGATCACCCAGAGCGTCACGGTGACGGGTGGTCAGCGGAACCTGACCCTGGACATGGGCGTGGTGCCGGCCCCGATCCCGACGCCGACGCCGACGCCGACGCCCACCCCGACGCCGACTCCCTCGCCGAGCCCGTCGCCCACCGAGACGGCGACGCCCACCGGCAGCCCGACCGGGACGGTGACCCCGACCACCTCGCCGAGCCCGACCGGCGAACTCCCGCACACCGGCAGCTCGGTGCCCGGTGAGTTCCTCACCGTGCTCGGTGCGATCGCGGTGCTCGCCGGTGCGGTGATCTGCGTGGTCGCCTACCGCCGGCCCCGCTCCGGGAGGCATAGCTGA
- a CDS encoding LacI family DNA-binding transcriptional regulator, with protein MADTAGTLPPRRPTGRDVAQLAGVSQATVSLVFSGAEAGHRVSEATRQRVLEAARGLGYRPQAAGRQLRLGRSGMAMLAVPNLQGPFFGRVLAGVHEEAARHGLSVVVSSGWSAATLAEAATTSRFDGLLICSPDDGQLGELPPGTPAVFLDADPAAAGGAPTVELDLAGGMAAAVAHLTGLGHRRLGRLRSAHSAYTFRVRQAAFEKAAAGLAVTECSVSLNRGESAARAVATELLGRPDRPHAVVCDDDVVASGVYQAAADLGLRIPADVSVVGIDNISVAALLTPPLTTVDLPGEQLGRTGVAALAALLAGRQVEPEPPLATRLLVRSSTTAASTTAASTAGGSGA; from the coding sequence GTGGCCGACACCGCGGGGACACTGCCCCCACGCCGTCCGACCGGCCGGGACGTGGCCCAGCTGGCCGGCGTCTCGCAGGCCACCGTCTCGCTGGTCTTCTCCGGCGCCGAGGCCGGCCACCGGGTCTCCGAGGCCACCCGGCAGCGGGTGCTGGAGGCCGCCCGGGGGCTGGGCTACCGCCCGCAGGCGGCCGGCCGGCAGCTGCGGCTGGGCCGCAGCGGGATGGCCATGCTGGCGGTGCCCAACCTGCAGGGCCCGTTCTTCGGCCGGGTGTTGGCCGGGGTGCACGAGGAGGCGGCCCGGCACGGGTTGTCCGTCGTGGTCAGCTCCGGCTGGAGCGCCGCCACGCTGGCCGAGGCCGCGACCACCAGCCGGTTCGACGGCCTGCTGATCTGCTCGCCGGACGACGGCCAGCTCGGTGAGCTGCCGCCCGGCACGCCCGCCGTCTTCCTGGACGCCGACCCGGCCGCCGCCGGGGGCGCCCCGACCGTGGAGCTGGACCTGGCCGGCGGGATGGCCGCCGCGGTCGCCCACCTGACCGGGCTCGGCCACCGACGGCTCGGCCGGCTGCGCTCGGCGCACAGCGCCTACACCTTCCGGGTCCGCCAAGCGGCCTTCGAGAAGGCGGCCGCCGGGCTGGCGGTGACGGAGTGCTCGGTCTCGCTGAACCGGGGCGAGTCCGCCGCCCGGGCCGTGGCCACCGAGCTGCTCGGCCGCCCGGACCGCCCGCACGCGGTGGTCTGCGACGACGACGTGGTGGCCTCCGGCGTCTACCAGGCCGCCGCCGACCTGGGCCTGCGGATCCCGGCGGACGTCTCGGTGGTCGGGATCGACAACATCTCGGTGGCCGCGCTGCTCACCCCGCCGCTGACCACGGTCGACCTGCCGGGCGAGCAGCTCGGCCGCACCGGGGTGGCGGCCCTGGCGGCGCTGCTGGCGGGCCGTCAGGTGGAGCCGGAGCCGCCGCTGGCCACCCGACTGCTCGTCAGGTCCTCGACGACGGCTGCCTCGACGACGGCTGCCTCGACGGCGGGTGGCTCGGGGGCGTAG
- a CDS encoding DUF4229 domain-containing protein — MSSKKHATLRYTSLRASIFLACLLVTLLLGRFGVLPVVGATGAVFLVLLAALVSAPISYVVLHKQRNEMSEQLVDKVGGIRERTARRIAEQNAEEDAADDAARAAAGQQ, encoded by the coding sequence GTGAGCAGCAAGAAGCACGCCACGCTCCGCTACACCTCGTTGCGGGCCAGCATCTTCCTCGCCTGCCTGCTGGTCACCCTGCTGCTCGGCCGCTTCGGGGTGCTCCCGGTGGTCGGCGCGACCGGTGCGGTCTTCCTGGTGCTGCTGGCCGCGCTGGTCTCGGCCCCGATCAGCTACGTGGTGCTACACAAGCAGCGCAACGAGATGTCCGAGCAGCTGGTGGACAAGGTCGGCGGCATCCGGGAGCGCACCGCCCGCCGGATCGCCGAGCAGAACGCCGAGGAGGACGCGGCCGACGACGCCGCCCGGGCCGCCGCCGGCCAGCAGTAG
- a CDS encoding GNAT family N-acetyltransferase, with the protein MALHFTLDPEPTPELRAEITTLWTEASNAGGAVGFVPPVTEDEVRPTADKQFGGLGASDDQDADRLLVARDGDGRLVAVLFFESMRFGLMAHWRLLKRVMVDPKQQGRGYGRQLLAEAERIGRAWGLAGLRLTCRGGLGLERFYESCGYTEVGRVPGAIRVAPGDDRDDITFWLPLAPAPAAD; encoded by the coding sequence ATGGCGCTGCACTTCACCCTGGACCCCGAACCGACGCCCGAGCTGCGGGCCGAGATCACCACGCTCTGGACCGAGGCCAGCAATGCCGGCGGCGCGGTGGGCTTCGTGCCGCCGGTCACCGAGGACGAGGTCCGGCCGACCGCCGACAAGCAGTTCGGCGGCCTCGGCGCGAGCGACGACCAGGACGCCGACCGGCTGCTGGTCGCCCGGGACGGGGACGGCCGGCTGGTCGCGGTGCTCTTCTTCGAGAGCATGCGGTTCGGGCTGATGGCGCACTGGCGGCTGCTCAAGCGGGTCATGGTCGACCCCAAGCAGCAGGGCCGCGGCTACGGCCGGCAGCTGCTCGCCGAGGCCGAGCGGATCGGACGCGCCTGGGGGCTGGCCGGCCTGCGGCTGACCTGCCGGGGCGGGCTCGGGCTGGAGCGGTTCTACGAGTCCTGCGGCTACACGGAGGTCGGCCGGGTGCCCGGCGCGATCCGGGTGGCGCCGGGGGACGACCGGGACGACATCACCTTCTGGCTGCCGCTGGCCCCGGCCCCGGCCGCCGACTGA
- a CDS encoding MFS transporter, whose amino-acid sequence MTQLRTARAETAARRTTRPHYAWVIAALSLLVLVGSAGFRSTPGLMMTPWNSEFGWSHGIISLAVSINLILYGLTAPFAAALMDRFGVRLVTVCALLTISVGAGLTVLMTQTWQLLLCWGVLVGLGSGSMAGAFATTISGRWFKARQGLVTGVLTAAGAAGNLVFLPVLSWLVGAHGWRTAVVVVSLCATAVAVPVLLLMREHPSDLGLLPYGAGPDDELPPRSSGRAVSRTLRVLREAMRTRVFWLLAGSFAICGATTVGLVGTHFIPAAHDHGMPETTAADLLALIGVFDVIGTVASGWFTDRFDSGRLLIVYYALRGLSLLLLPQLFDISVKPPFLAFVIFYGLDWVATVPPTVALCRRHFGADAPIVFGWVLACHQIGASIVSTAAGVMRDKFGDYDLAWYGAGGLCAIAVLCCLAVNRLPASAGTVVAAQ is encoded by the coding sequence GTGACCCAGCTGAGAACCGCCCGCGCCGAGACCGCCGCCCGCCGCACCACCCGGCCGCACTACGCCTGGGTGATCGCCGCCCTCTCGCTGCTCGTCCTGGTCGGCTCGGCCGGCTTCCGCTCCACCCCCGGCCTGATGATGACGCCGTGGAACAGCGAGTTCGGCTGGTCGCACGGGATCATCAGCCTGGCCGTCTCGATCAACCTGATCCTCTACGGCCTGACCGCGCCGTTCGCCGCCGCGCTGATGGACCGGTTCGGGGTGCGGCTGGTGACGGTCTGCGCGCTGCTCACCATCTCGGTCGGCGCCGGCCTGACCGTGCTGATGACCCAGACCTGGCAACTGCTGCTCTGCTGGGGCGTGCTGGTGGGCCTGGGCAGCGGCAGCATGGCCGGCGCCTTCGCCACCACGATCAGCGGACGCTGGTTCAAGGCCCGCCAGGGGCTGGTCACCGGGGTGCTCACGGCGGCCGGCGCGGCCGGCAACCTGGTCTTCCTGCCGGTGCTGTCCTGGCTGGTGGGCGCGCACGGCTGGCGGACCGCCGTGGTGGTGGTCTCGCTCTGCGCCACCGCCGTCGCGGTGCCGGTGCTGCTGCTGATGCGCGAACACCCCTCCGACCTCGGCCTGTTGCCCTACGGCGCCGGCCCCGACGACGAACTGCCGCCGCGCAGCTCCGGCCGGGCCGTCTCCCGGACCCTGCGGGTGCTCCGGGAGGCCATGCGCACCCGGGTCTTCTGGCTGCTGGCCGGCTCCTTCGCGATCTGCGGCGCCACCACCGTCGGCCTGGTCGGCACCCACTTCATCCCGGCCGCGCACGACCACGGCATGCCGGAGACCACCGCGGCCGACCTGCTCGCACTGATCGGCGTCTTCGACGTGATCGGCACGGTGGCCAGCGGCTGGTTCACCGACCGCTTCGACTCCGGCCGGCTGCTGATCGTCTACTACGCGCTGCGCGGCCTCTCGCTGCTGCTGCTCCCGCAGCTCTTCGACATCAGCGTGAAGCCGCCCTTCCTGGCCTTCGTGATCTTCTACGGGCTGGACTGGGTGGCCACCGTGCCGCCGACCGTCGCGCTCTGCCGGCGCCACTTCGGGGCGGACGCGCCGATCGTCTTCGGCTGGGTGCTGGCCTGCCACCAGATCGGCGCCTCGATCGTGTCCACCGCGGCCGGCGTGATGCGGGACAAGTTCGGCGACTACGACCTGGCCTGGTACGGCGCCGGCGGGCTGTGCGCGATCGCCGTGCTCTGCTGCCTCGCGGTCAACCGGCTGCCGGCGTCCGCCGGGACCGTCGTCGCAGCTCAGTAA
- a CDS encoding ATP-binding protein has product MQVVQVQLAVGADPAEVGRARQWVRGRLLALGADPTADYAETLVLLVSELVTNAVVHTGHPAVLRLLWPRQAGPVRVEVADASGVAPAPRAACGEATNGRGLELVELLAARWGWSPQEAGKLVWCEVDVESGPCQAVSTPVLRGAPGPAAAPSRLDRVQTAGFRSSTG; this is encoded by the coding sequence GTGCAGGTGGTTCAGGTACAGCTCGCGGTGGGCGCCGACCCCGCGGAGGTCGGTCGGGCCCGGCAGTGGGTCCGGGGCAGGCTGCTCGCGCTAGGGGCCGACCCGACGGCGGACTACGCGGAGACGCTGGTCCTGCTGGTCTCCGAACTGGTGACCAACGCGGTGGTGCACACCGGGCACCCGGCGGTGCTGCGGCTGCTCTGGCCGCGGCAGGCGGGGCCGGTCCGGGTCGAGGTGGCGGACGCCAGCGGGGTCGCCCCGGCACCCCGGGCCGCCTGCGGGGAGGCGACCAACGGGCGCGGCCTGGAGCTGGTCGAACTGCTCGCGGCCCGCTGGGGCTGGTCGCCGCAGGAGGCCGGGAAGCTGGTCTGGTGCGAGGTGGACGTGGAGTCCGGTCCGTGTCAGGCCGTCAGCACGCCGGTGCTGCGCGGCGCACCCGGCCCGGCCGCGGCCCCCTCGCGGCTTGACCGTGTACAGACGGCCGGTTTTCGATCATCCACCGGCTGA
- a CDS encoding sigma-70 family RNA polymerase sigma factor, whose amino-acid sequence MTAPDWDQQMRSRLARGEESALGELYDQLSPLVHGLAGRILGDEQAAAQLTREVFGHLWEHPEEFDPEQRSLRSWIGELTHRRAVQRLQRQRLAEEEIRERAAAAQVQYVVAALPPALRETLETTWYDGRTYQETARQLGISEQAARQRLRLGLQLLANELEFGS is encoded by the coding sequence ATGACCGCTCCGGACTGGGACCAGCAGATGCGGTCGCGGTTGGCCCGCGGCGAGGAGAGTGCCCTGGGCGAGCTCTACGACCAGCTCTCACCGCTGGTGCACGGGCTCGCCGGGCGGATCCTGGGCGACGAGCAGGCGGCCGCACAGCTCACCCGCGAGGTCTTCGGACACCTGTGGGAGCACCCCGAGGAGTTCGACCCCGAGCAGCGCTCGCTGCGCTCCTGGATCGGCGAACTGACCCACCGTCGGGCCGTGCAGCGGCTGCAGCGCCAGCGGCTGGCCGAGGAGGAGATCCGCGAGCGGGCCGCCGCCGCCCAGGTGCAGTACGTGGTGGCCGCCCTGCCGCCGGCGCTGCGGGAGACCCTGGAGACCACCTGGTACGACGGCCGGACCTACCAGGAGACCGCCCGACAGCTCGGCATCAGCGAGCAGGCGGCCCGCCAACGGCTCCGCCTGGGCCTGCAACTGCTGGCCAATGAACTGGAGTTCGGGTCTTGA
- a CDS encoding maleylpyruvate isomerase N-terminal domain-containing protein yields MTEQEHDALRGLLGAWALRACRPDEADELERHLAACADCAEEAGQLRRAAGRLSADDPLDQPDGLRQQVLDFCLTRRAAGRPLASWAAPYAAETAKLDALLRDLGRAEWQEVAELPWHGGVLRLRPAEVLCHLAGVDALLAPALGLPDPAAPPPGRVPAQGPPAHPFGTLLERGERLAAEHAGAPPQQVRQLWRDQSQALLRQAVPQAGERAVDYGFASLPVRDAFIDRAFETWMHGEDVARAVAYPYAQPSPSHLRQMVDLAARMLPGALVGRRQAAYAGGGVPAGAGRTLRLVIEGPAAGQWLIPLDPPADGPTSGPASGPTARPVAPAVSEPVAELVMDGVEFCQLAAAHRDPEHLPVGEYGDRAAIREVLSAVPLLSRP; encoded by the coding sequence ATGACCGAACAGGAGCACGACGCGCTGCGCGGCCTGCTCGGCGCCTGGGCGCTGCGGGCCTGCCGGCCGGACGAGGCCGACGAGCTGGAACGGCACCTGGCCGCCTGCGCCGACTGCGCCGAGGAGGCCGGGCAGCTGCGCCGGGCGGCCGGCCGGCTGAGCGCGGACGACCCGCTGGACCAGCCGGACGGGCTGCGCCAGCAGGTGCTGGACTTCTGCCTGACCCGGCGGGCCGCCGGGCGCCCGCTGGCCAGTTGGGCGGCGCCGTACGCGGCCGAGACCGCCAAGCTGGACGCGCTGCTGCGCGACCTGGGCCGGGCCGAGTGGCAGGAGGTGGCCGAACTGCCCTGGCACGGCGGGGTGCTGCGGCTGCGACCGGCCGAGGTGCTGTGCCACCTGGCCGGGGTGGACGCGCTGCTGGCGCCCGCGCTGGGGCTGCCCGATCCGGCCGCACCACCGCCGGGCCGGGTGCCGGCCCAGGGCCCGCCGGCCCACCCGTTCGGCACCCTGCTGGAGCGCGGCGAGCGGCTGGCCGCCGAGCACGCCGGGGCGCCGCCGCAGCAGGTGCGCCAGCTCTGGCGCGACCAGTCCCAGGCGCTGCTGCGGCAGGCGGTGCCGCAGGCCGGCGAGCGGGCGGTGGACTACGGCTTCGCCAGCCTGCCGGTGCGCGACGCCTTCATCGACCGGGCCTTCGAGACCTGGATGCACGGCGAGGACGTGGCCCGGGCGGTCGCCTACCCGTACGCCCAGCCCTCCCCCTCGCACCTGCGGCAGATGGTGGACCTGGCGGCCCGGATGCTGCCCGGCGCGCTGGTCGGGCGGCGCCAGGCGGCCTACGCCGGCGGCGGCGTGCCGGCGGGGGCCGGGCGCACCCTGCGGCTGGTGATCGAGGGCCCGGCGGCCGGCCAGTGGCTGATCCCGCTGGACCCGCCGGCCGACGGTCCGACATCCGGGCCGGCATCCGGGCCGACGGCACGTCCGGTGGCCCCAGCGGTGTCCGAGCCGGTGGCCGAACTGGTGATGGACGGCGTGGAGTTCTGCCAGCTGGCCGCCGCCCACCGGGATCCGGAGCACCTGCCGGTGGGCGAGTACGGCGACCGGGCGGCGATCCGCGAGGTGCTGTCGGCGGTGCCGCTGCTCTCCCGGCCGTAG
- the purU gene encoding formyltetrahydrofolate deformylase produces the protein MAQQNSAAQPTQYVLTLSCPDRQGIVHAVSSYLFMTGCNIVDSQQFGDLDGGGLFFMRVHFSAQSPVSLDSLRASFAAIGASFGMEWAIHPADRRMRVVLMVSKFGHCLNDLLFRSSIGALPVEVVAVVSNHTDFEELTGSYGVPFVHLPVTRDNKPEAERKLLELVEEREVELVVLARYMQVLSDDLCKALAGRVINIHHSFLPSFKGAKPYHQAHARGVKLIGATAHYVTADLDEGPIIEQEVARVQHGVTPDQLVAIGRDVECQALARAVKWHSEHRVLLNGSRTVVFA, from the coding sequence GTGGCGCAGCAGAACAGCGCGGCCCAGCCGACCCAGTACGTACTGACCCTGTCCTGCCCGGACCGGCAGGGGATCGTCCACGCGGTCTCCAGCTACCTCTTCATGACCGGCTGCAACATCGTGGACAGCCAGCAGTTCGGCGACCTGGACGGCGGCGGACTGTTCTTCATGCGGGTGCACTTCTCCGCGCAGTCCCCGGTCAGCCTGGACAGCCTGCGGGCCAGCTTCGCCGCGATCGGCGCCTCGTTCGGCATGGAGTGGGCGATCCACCCGGCCGACCGGCGGATGCGGGTGGTGCTGATGGTCAGCAAGTTCGGGCACTGCCTGAACGACCTGCTGTTCCGCAGCTCGATCGGCGCGCTGCCGGTCGAGGTGGTCGCGGTGGTCTCCAACCACACCGACTTCGAGGAGCTGACCGGCTCCTACGGCGTCCCGTTCGTGCACCTGCCGGTGACCCGGGACAACAAGCCGGAGGCGGAGCGCAAGCTGCTGGAGCTGGTCGAGGAGCGGGAGGTCGAACTGGTGGTGCTGGCCCGCTACATGCAGGTGCTCTCGGACGACCTGTGCAAGGCGCTGGCCGGCCGGGTGATCAACATCCACCACTCCTTCCTGCCCAGCTTCAAGGGCGCCAAGCCGTACCACCAGGCGCACGCCCGCGGCGTGAAGCTGATCGGCGCCACCGCCCACTACGTGACCGCCGACCTGGACGAGGGCCCGATCATCGAGCAGGAGGTGGCCCGGGTGCAGCACGGCGTGACGCCGGACCAGCTGGTCGCGATCGGCCGGGACGTCGAGTGCCAGGCGCTGGCCCGCGCGGTCAAGTGGCACAGCGAGCACCGGGTGCTGCTGAACGGCTCGCGCACCGTGGTCTTCGCCTGA
- a CDS encoding SCO4402 family protein, whose translation MPLNDLPWWRWRARLRSALHMLADPEFQQQYWATGRDGYGDVTDAVYRLVEDSWLDRWSAEKYVGTIVRDGAEAALVDAAVLRVLRILHEVGADAPSAAYLAHPDWPAAVAAARAAHELLAGNDGEDPDGPPRSLEVLRILTRVG comes from the coding sequence ATGCCGCTCAACGACCTCCCCTGGTGGCGCTGGCGCGCCCGACTGCGCTCCGCCCTGCACATGCTCGCCGACCCCGAGTTCCAGCAGCAGTACTGGGCGACCGGACGGGACGGCTACGGAGACGTGACCGACGCCGTCTACCGCCTGGTCGAGGACAGCTGGCTGGACCGCTGGTCGGCCGAGAAGTACGTCGGCACCATCGTGCGGGACGGCGCCGAGGCCGCCCTGGTGGACGCCGCCGTGCTGCGGGTGCTGCGGATCCTGCACGAGGTGGGTGCTGACGCACCGTCCGCCGCCTACCTCGCCCACCCGGACTGGCCGGCCGCGGTGGCCGCCGCCCGGGCCGCCCACGAGCTGCTCGCCGGCAACGACGGGGAGGACCCGGACGGGCCGCCGCGCTCGCTGGAGGTGCTGCGGATCCTGACCCGGGTCGGCTGA